Part of the Zea mays cultivar B73 chromosome 4, Zm-B73-REFERENCE-NAM-5.0, whole genome shotgun sequence genome is shown below.
GGGAGACGTTGCCGGACTGGAACCAGAGCAAGAGCTGGAAGGAGCTCAAGTTCGGGCACGGCGGAGGTGGCCGCAGCGCGCGGGACTCCAGGTACTGGGACCGGGACGATAGGCGCCGCGACGAGGACTACACAGAGGACGAAAAGGAGAAGATCTCGGGTGGAAGTGGGACCTCCGGCGATGCTGGCGGCAGCAGCGATAAAGGTACCACCTCTGAGGGAGGTGGGGAGGATAAAGGTTTGACTACCGGCAGCGATGCTAAGGATGTTCCAGAGGTGTCTGAAGGTGGGAAAGGTGGGACCTTGTACAATGAGGGTGGCAGGAAGGAGCTGGAGCAGTACGAGGCTGCAGCCATGGGAGCCACAGGAACAGGGGTGAAGGAGGTTGATCCAGATGATGAGTATGACGATGGCATCGATACACAGGATGAAATGGAGGATGCTCACCTGCATTCATCTGATGGTGGGAGGAAGCTTGGTGGTGGCAGCCATGAGGGTGCTGAGAAGAAGGACGAGGTCGCTACTGAGAGGCACACAGAAGCAGGTGGAGGGATTGCGGGTAGTCATGATATTAGCAGCCCAGACAAAAAGAAGGTTTCAGGTACTGGAGACAAGAAGCATGGGCCCAAGAAGAAACCGAAACGCAAGAAGTCTGGTGAGTTGTTTCCCTCTTTGAAGTTGCTTGCAATCTGAAAATTTTGAACCCTTATGTAACAGTTCAACTTCTTAGACAATTTAATTTCAGTGAGGCGCTAGCTTGTGATAGCTCAAACTCTGTGCATTTTTTTTGCTCTAATATTATTCTATATCTAATTGGTAACTCTATGTTGTAAATAAGGTTACTTTTTCCATATTTATTTTTAGCTGTATTGACTCATAAGATCATTATTTTATTTAGAAACAAATTCTTATTTTATGAATCCTCTAACAGATGCTGCAGCACCTAGTAATTACCAGCGACTTAAGAGTGTGAACAACATGCCTATTGTACCTAGTGAGGATGTATCTTGCAACACGAATAACATGACTTGAATATTGGACCCCTGGTGTTGGACTGCCAACTAGTATTATGGTGTCAAAACATGTTCATAATTTGCTCTTGGATTTggaacttagggggtgtttggtttctagggactaatttttagtccctccattttattccattttagtccctaaattgccaAATACGGAAACTTAGGGGGTGTTCGGATTCTGCAGCTAACTATTTATATGTGTGGGACTGGTGTTATTGAGCATGTTTGCAGCACGACAATGTCATGATGCTTTTTCCTTAATATTTCGTGCAAGTCAAATTGAAACCATTAATCGTGTTTGAATATGATTTCAACATTCAATAAGGGAAATAATCAGTCCCTCCAATCACAAAAGGCAGTTTCGACATCGTCATGGCCTTGAAAATGTACTTTTCGCATATGTTAAGTATATGCATATATGACATTATGAAACTACTTTTCAACACAAATCTACATTTTCAACATCAATTTGTAAACTGAAATTCATGGTCAAGTTTTGGATAGTTTGATTGCCAACGACTTAAAACTTCAGTTTTTCTCGCATGACCGAGTAGCATATTGTTTTAATATGGTTGCCTAATCAGTTGGGATAAATTTAACAGGTTCAATTTGTCAAATGAAGTTTCTTAACTCAACTGCTCAGCTTGTGGAGCCTGTGAGGAATGAGAAATTTGCTAGTTTTAAGTTGGAGTATGTAGAAGTTGAAGAAAGACCTATTGGATCAGAATTTTGGGAACCGAGATTTGCCGGCCACCAAAGCCTGCAAGAAAGAGAGGAGTCATACAAAGCCCATGACCAACAGTTGACATGCGCTTTTGTTAAGGGTCCAAATGGTACAAGTACTGGTTTTGATATATCTGATGATGACCGAAAGTACATGAGTAAATGCCACATTGCTGTATCATCCTGCATCTTTGGAAATTCTGATCGACTGAGGACTCCATTTGGCAAAACGGTATGATATTTTTGTGGAGACTAAATTCTTGACTAAATTTGTTACGCTTCCTATGTCCTGTTTACGTTGCATTCAGTGGTTTATATCGATTTTTTCTATGTTCCTCAGTATATTTTGGCAGGTCAAAAGATCATTTTGTTATGTCTTGTCTCAGATATATGTTCCTCAGTATATCTAGTTTGCTCACTTTATGTTGAACTTCTATTGTATTCTATTTTCAGAGGAACAAATAAGAAATGTGTATCAGAGATAATAGGGGCATAGGCTATGAAATGCAACTTCTCTTATAATACTGTGCTGATTATATCTGTCATTAAGTATTTTAATATAGATATATCATATATAATACACTTTCAACATTCTTTTGCATTTTTTACCATAACCACATTCTCTAATATCTACTAAGTTAAATAGCTTTCATCTTTCCTTTGCATTGTTCCAATTTTGCCATAAATTGTAAGATGCTTCTGAAGTTGGTGTTTGAGGATTTATTTCATGACTTGCAGAATCCTGTAACATCTCTTAGAAATGTCTTTGTTATTACACCTTCACAGATTACAAGCCTCTCAAAGAAGACAGTTTGCTTTGCTATGTTTTTGGATGAAGTGACATTGCACACTTTAGAATCTGAAGGCCAGAAAATGGACAGCATGGGTTTCATTGGCATATGGAAGATCATATTGATTAAGAACATGCCTTATAATGACATGCGTAGAGTGGGGAAAATACCAAAGTTTTTGGCACACAGGCTATTCCCATCATCGAGGTAACAGAGTCTCTCTATGACAATGCATATCTGATTTAATAGTGCGTTTCTTTGTAATCTTTTTCTTGAAATATTATATTTTAGTGAGTTCCTCAAACTTTAACCTTAtatactcttgaaaataacattcTTCCTTTTGGTTGACACACGTTTTGAGTGTTGTTATTTGTTGTTATTTCATATGTGCATGCCTGTCATCTTTTCAAGAGAACAAAATTGTTTTGCAACCCCTTGCCTTTCTCTGGGACCACCTCTTTGCACGCAGTGCACATTACACATTCCAACAGTCTCACTTCCTGGAACTCATCCTGATCACTTGGCTCAACATTCTTGTCTGCATGCCTGATATCTGGAAGTAGTAAATCCATTCTTCGATTCTTGAGTTGTCAGCTTATCACTGTTACTGTTATCATTTTTCAGGTCTGTTGTCTTCTTCTGGATGTATGCAATTATAATTGTTTGTTCCTAGTGTGCTATATTGTCCAATTGCATTACAATCCACATGCAACAAAAAAAAAACCTTTTGCACACAGAGATACTGCTTTTGAGTTGATCCAAGTAATAAGTTTATAAATAAATCACTTGGTTTAACTTCTGGGATAGTTAAACATGAAGCAGTAAATGTTTATGAATATTCTATGAGAGATTTAGAGAAACATGCAACAAGTCTTTTTTGCTATATTTTGCTGCAAATACGAGTAAATTTGCATGTTCACTTTACGGAAGTACAATGTGCTCATTCAGAGTAATAACTTAAAAGACTTTGTGCTCAATTCCGCATCCTGCAAGGATTCCTTATATTTGTTCTTTAATTATAGTTATTTGTACTTACCACCTGGCACCTGTAATAATATTGCTATCTAAGTACATTGTTGCTTGTATCAGGTTCTCAATCTGGTTAGACAGCAAACTGAGACTACAAACTGATCCTATCCTTATCCTGGAGTATTTCCTCTGGCGGCATGGCTATGAATATGCTATTTCCAATCACTATGATCGGCATTGTGTTTGGGAGGAAGTAGCACAAAATAAAAAGCTGAACAAGTTCAACCATACAATAATTGACCAGCAATTTGAGTTTTACCAAGCAGACGGACTGACAAGGTTCAACCCGTCGGATCCCAACAAGCTTCTACCAAGCTGTATGCTCTGTTACCTGCTAGTATTGATCTACTATATGAGTTCTGTTGATCTAACAATTTACGTTTTCTGCAGATGTCCCCGAAGGCTCTTTTATCGTGAGAGAACACACACCAATGTCCAACTTATTCTCTTGCCTGTGGTACAATGAGGTTGATCGTTTCACGCCTCGTGACCAGCTCAGCTTTGCATATACGTACCTAAAACTAAGAAGGATAAACCCTGACAGACCGTTCCGACTCAATATGTTTAAGGTAGGTACCATTGGCCGGAGTAGCTAGTTTGAAAATTGCAAGCCTTGATCATTTTGAATTCAATCGATGATTTTGTTTAAGAATTTATTTTTGTTATTCTACACTTCTTCAGGATTGTGAGAGGCGATCGATAGCGAAGCTATTCCATCATCGATCAGAAGAGAGTCACAGTGGTGCACAACTAACAAGATGACACATCCTTCTTGGTGATGGGGGGCAGAAGAGGGAGAGATCAGGGATTGTATTTTTTATACAGCTCAGCAGTCAGCTATGCACAAGATCCATTGAAATTTATACCCCTGTCGAAGAGTTCATACTTTATATAATGCAAGTCATCTTTACCCTTGTTACTCTCTAGTGCTGCAGACCAGTTCCCGCCTTTCATGTTTTGCAGTTGACAAAGGCAGATTAGGAGGTTCTAGTTGTTTGGTTTTTCTTTATTCTCCGTAAAGCTCTGTTTATTCTTTGGATAATATGGGAAAGTTGTGGCTGGGCATGGACTTCCCAGATGTATTATTATTGCCACACCACTGTAGGACTGTAGTGAGGCCATGATTCTCCTGCAATTCTCTGTGGTCTTACAGAAAATGTACCATACAATCAATAGGGAACTGCAGTATGTACTTCTCTCCATGACAGTAACCGATTTTggcctttttttaaaaaaaaaatcccAAAGTTCTCGTGTAGGATGTAAATGGTACATACTATATGTTCGTATTTGAATCGATCTGTTTAAAAAGTTGAGATCCATCTATATCTAAGTTCGGGTATTCAATATTCGATTTGTATCCAATTTATATCCGTATATTTAAAGTTGAATATTTAAAATATTAATATCCATTTAAATTTTATCCAACACAACTTGATAATATCTATATTCAATTTGAATTTGAAGAGAACatatgaaaacaaataaataTGGAACGAGTAATATTCGTATCCGATCTGATTATACCCTACTCTCTCGACCACTTTTCACTGAGCAACCATGTGTAAGAAATATAGAACATGCGATGTCTGTTCAGTGTTCACCTAATTAGCAACATTTACGTTACGTAGAATGAATAACTAAATTTGTACTTTATTCACATAGCAGCCTTCTGTACGCCACTGACTGTTTCAATCCCGGGATTGGATTCTATAAAGCATTCAGTAGACATGCAAAAATAATTTCACTTCAGACAGAAGGTCAATACAAGTAAAATTACAAACCATTGGAAATGAAAACAAATCTGGACATCTGCATACACATATCTGACACTGAAGATTTTTTACATTTCTACACCACTTGCAAAACAAATCCAGCTGATCAAATAGAAATCAGCATAAAGCCCAGCATTAATTCTGAAGATCTCCAACCTGCGCAAGGTCAATCAATGGATTGATCCAGTGGGTAATCTAAAGCTCACCTCAAGGTCAAGTTAGAGCCTTGTCTCTGAGGATCCCCAGCATCTCATTCCTTCCCCTGACCACCTCATCAAATACTTCGTCAAGGACACAGTCGAACATCTCCACCCCTTCCCTGAGCTCACCTGACCGTGCCCTCAGCAGCTGCTCGCCGCCGTCGACCTTGCCATTGACGAGGTCTCGAACCGCAGTGGCGACCTTCTCGTGCTCTGCCACGGCCGCAGGGCTCGGGAACCGGGCGTGGATCAACGACAACGATTCGCGCCACGGCTCAAGCTCAGGGACGACGCCAACGGCGGAGGCGATCGTGGTCCGGACGCCACCGCTGTCGACGGTGGCCGGGGCGGTTAGAGCCTGGAGCACGAACATGGATAGGATGGACGTCGTGATCTTGGCGACGAGCGTGACGACGACCATGCCGCCAGCGTCCCCGCCGGCGCCGCCGGAGACGATGATCGCCCTTCCCAGACGCTCCGCCTCGGCCACCGCCGCCTTCGCGTCCGCCATCTTTTCGCGGAAGGCGGCCGGCGGTGACGACGACTGGGCCTGGCACGGTTCAGGGGCGGCGCCGGCGCTCTCCACGACGAGGAAGGCTGCTGCGCCGCCGTCGCGGCCACCGGCGGCGCGGCCCGCGACCTGCGCGGCGAAGTCGACGACCATGCAGTAGCGGTGCATCCGCGACACGGCGGCCTTGAACGCGTTGCAGAAGTCGAGCAGCGCCGCCGTCTCCTGCATGTAGTGCTCGAACCAGTCCGCGGCAGCGCCGGACGaggagacggcggcggcggccaccGGCACATCGGCTTTCCTGAAGATGGCCAGCATCTCACGCTGCATCCGCTTCACGAGCCGCATGGCGTCCGCGCACCATCGCATGGACACCGTCCCCGGCGACGCcacaccaccgccgccgccgtgaTGATCAACCTCCAGCGTGCTCTCGAGGTGTGCCAGCCCCTCGACGAGCGAGGCGCAGAAGGCCGTCGTGTCGCCGCCAAGAAGCCGACATCTCCGGCGACTACTAGGCCGGAGGCGGCACCTTATTCTCATGCCCGATTGCCCGTGCTTATGCATGGCCAAATACTGCTGTTTGCAAGGCTAATCCGTCGACGGATATATAGGTCTATATATCCATGCCCACTTGCTCATGTGAGAGTGCTCGTGTGCATATGGTGAGGGCAGCTGAAATCCAGCAAGGGCGCACCTGCATGCATGTTTGCAAATGGTGGCTAGGTTTCTTGGAAGAGTAGGGAAGATTATTTCCAAGGGGGAGGGAGGAAGATGAGGAGTGAAGCAAGAGGAGTGGCATACTATTCTATCCCTGCACCTGACATAGCTTGCTTTGCTTGGCCTTGTTCCTTGGTCTTGGGCATGCATGCATGGTTGTCAAAGAGGAGGTTGGGTGTTTGGACAAAACTCACCAAACAAACAATTTGGGAGATTGGGGTTGTTTTGGACAAGCCCGTTCAGATGATGTGGATGTGGCAGCGTATTAAGATATGGATTGACTTGTAAGGATATGCTTCAAGGGACCCTCATGCATACATGGGCCCTTTGTGTTGGGTGGCTTGGGATTTTGAGAAGGTAGCTAAAGTGTAGCGCTGTCGCTGAAGGAGGGACCATATGGACGCCCTTTGTCGTCGCAATTGTGCAATTGAAACTTCAGAATCGATCGTATCATTGCAGTATCTTTGCCATGTATACAGTGCCCGTTCATTTTTATTTCTTTATGTTGGCTCGCTTTTGGGCCAATCACCAATAAATGAACTCTAGGGCCGGCGCATGACGCGCGAGATCTTGGAGTCCTCTGCGTGAGCACGAACTGTCTGCGATGAGCGGCTGGACCGTCTGTGATTGTGCAGAGAGACTCTGGTCTTCTCCGCGGTCATGCAGACCGTCCGTTTATGAGTGACGGACCATCCGCGAGGCGTGTAGAGGACTAGAACCTAGATCTGGCTtaagcagtttgagacaaaccatgaggcatATGATATGATTTTAGCGCTCAAAGACATgttcagactcaggctaggactaaaAGGTTCAATATGTCCAAAGCCTATTTagaatgcaagctagcaaaaggcgCAATAGTTAGACCacatgtaatcaaaatggttggttacatttAGAGGTtgtagaagctaggcttcccactaGGCCAAGGGTTGGTCACTGATTTTATTTTGGCATCTCTTTCGCCCAgctatgtgtcacacccggatataagggataaagtcgggtgcgtctcatatgtgcgccaaagaagaacatcacatataattataaagtgtatagagataaatgtcacaagtatcattattacatagcggaagtattacagaaataaatgataacaataaagcaaactaaattttattccttggtgccatcaagctgactaggagacgccacctagatcaactcgtactgctcttcacctgtgggaggtttatatatcgcaagagtgagctcacaaaagatcatagctcaacaagttgtggggaataatgtacatgaactcactaaaggtgcaagttcatgtgaagtgtaaggctgatcaacaaataatggttaaagttaagcattgcttttaataagtgatcaagttttattagtagttactagatgtaagtaaataccaaaccagagtaatagtagatcaaaattaataataaatcacaATACGATGCAAataacaaattgaatttaatttcataaattaatcatgtgagggtccgagccgctcatgaccgtgagcacggctgatataccagttttacactctgtagaggttgtgcatctttacccacaagtcatgttacccatctgccaagggattgcgactctcatacacctctaccacggAAGCGAggcacgaggcctttacaaagttccactagcttcagaaaacccactacagtttctaggaagctccaactcCAATGCagagatccctcgcctgaccgtcatcgtagcaaaatcaacccaaggaccttcctacactgaccactcttctactgcccttgcccctttcgggtaaggtagtcatccactagctttcctaattagtcagccaagggcgtcccataccacccttgtggtagcactgttttcctgggtggtcgctctatgttccaattaacataatgatcttatcatgaacagtaaataacaaactaataataaaagtatgatcatgaataatgtgtatctcaatacccaaaaccacataaagcaatagcaggtactacccaaaaattcagtggtaaacaaggtataaagatagtcaaactagggtaacatattggttcccatcaaaattaacttatgtagatcattatgattaataagaacattattgggtaaaaagaagtgatcaagggcacaacttgccttcaacgagctcctgctcagcagtctccacctgctgaacaccCGAATCCTCTGTAGCTGGctagtctactcgcaacaatacaaacaaacatggtatagcagAAATTAATATCACACTAAACAGTGgaacagaatgcatgataatattctacgcatcgtaacgagattgaaagaacaagaatcactaaaatcggagttacggttatcgagttatgaatttctgaagttattaagtgcctagtatagaataattcaagtgaataattttaatccaagtttcatggctaaacagggttactgggtgataaacaatattaatgcaaaattattgcaactagaatgaattaaaaagaagttaaaataaattaaatatgatttacacaagtttc
Proteins encoded:
- the LOC100281466 gene encoding uncharacterized protein LOC100281466, which encodes MAQYRQQYGVGFSDSRGHHHQVLPDWHRPHHASAKSSSRIRRPGKPAPRRRSPAAAAAVAAALLLAAVFLLSRRISRSPAEISQDSSARETLPDWNQSKSWKELKFGHGGGGRSARDSRYWDRDDRRRDEDYTEDEKEKISGGSGTSGDAGGSSDKGTTSEGGGEDKGLTTGSDAKDVPEVSEGGKGGTLYNEGGRKELEQYEAAAMGATGTGVKEVDPDDEYDDGIDTQDEMEDAHLHSSDGGRKLGGGSHEGAEKKDEVATERHTEAGGGIAGSHDISSPDKKKVSGTGDKKHGPKKKPKRKKSGSICQMKFLNSTAQLVEPVRNEKFASFKLEYVEVEERPIGSEFWEPRFAGHQSLQEREESYKAHDQQLTCAFVKGPNGTSTGFDISDDDRKYMSKCHIAVSSCIFGNSDRLRTPFGKTITSLSKKTVCFAMFLDEVTLHTLESEGQKMDSMGFIGIWKIILIKNMPYNDMRRVGKIPKFLAHRLFPSSRFSIWLDSKLRLQTDPILILEYFLWRHGYEYAISNHYDRHCVWEEVAQNKKLNKFNHTIIDQQFEFYQADGLTRFNPSDPNKLLPSYVPEGSFIVREHTPMSNLFSCLWYNEVDRFTPRDQLSFAYTYLKLRRINPDRPFRLNMFKDCERRSIAKLFHHRSEESHSGAQLTR
- the LOC100193887 gene encoding uncharacterized protein LOC100193887, which translates into the protein MHKHGQSGMRIRCRLRPSSRRRCRLLGGDTTAFCASLVEGLAHLESTLEVDHHGGGGGVASPGTVSMRWCADAMRLVKRMQREMLAIFRKADVPVAAAAVSSSGAAADWFEHYMQETAALLDFCNAFKAAVSRMHRYCMVVDFAAQVAGRAAGGRDGGAAAFLVVESAGAAPEPCQAQSSSPPAAFREKMADAKAAVAEAERLGRAIIVSGGAGGDAGGMVVVTLVAKITTSILSMFVLQALTAPATVDSGGVRTTIASAVGVVPELEPWRESLSLIHARFPSPAAVAEHEKVATAVRDLVNGKVDGGEQLLRARSGELREGVEMFDCVLDEVFDEVVRGRNEMLGILRDKALT